The Candidatus Abyssobacteria bacterium SURF_5 region TCAGAGAAGTGTAGCGCCCGGAAAGATCGTAGTCCTTCATGTCTTTCGCGGTTAACTTCTTCGAGGGACACCCATGAAGACATTTCCCGCAGAAGTCTCCGCAGATGATGCCAAAACAGTTATCGAGCATCCCCCGGTCGAACATGTGAATATTTTCCCCTTGCAGTTCCGAATAGAAATGCATGGGCTGGCCGGGTCCCTCCGGAATTTCAAGATGGGTCCGGCCGCCGGCGCCCTTCACCATCGCATGAATGCCGTACGCGCAACGGATATTGTCGTGGGTGGAATAGGTGATCGTTTTGCCGTCGATCGTGAGCGACTGGCTCTCGGTTTCAGAAAACGCCTGCGCCGGACATGTTCGCACGCACTTCATCCCGCATTCCTTCGGCCGGCACAGAGCAGGGCCATCGTATAAAGGCGTCGGCTCGAGTTCGGCGGAGGTGAGGATCGAGTTGAATCGCTGCATCGACCCGAACTCCGGCGAAAGCCCCAACCCGTTCCAGCCCAGATCAACAATGCCCGCCGCTGCGGCCGCATGCCGGTGCGAGAACTCGGCACAGACCTTGTTCGTCGCGAGCGTTTCCTCGAAGTACTTGTAGAAGCTGCTGACCCATGTCGGCATAAAGCAAAGCGTCTTGTAGCCCTTGTATTCGAGCAGTTTCGCCATCCGATTCACGATGCGCGAGCTCTCGATGTTGGTCAGCCCGTATCCGTAAAACAGATACGGTGTGATCGTCTTGCCGGCCTGATCGTATTCACCCCACACATCGGCCATTCCCTGAAAAATGTGCAGCCCGATCGAGATGACCGATTTGCACTCGGGCAGAAAGTCGGTAGGCCGATGTCCTTCCGGCGCGTTAGCAAA contains the following coding sequences:
- a CDS encoding epoxyqueuosine reductase: MDKLTQAVVSELLNLGADLVGVAPISRFANAPEGHRPTDFLPECKSVISIGLHIFQGMADVWGEYDQAGKTITPYLFYGYGLTNIESSRIVNRMAKLLEYKGYKTLCFMPTWVSSFYKYFEETLATNKVCAEFSHRHAAAAAGIVDLGWNGLGLSPEFGSMQRFNSILTSAELEPTPLYDGPALCRPKECGMKCVRTCPAQAFSETESQSLTIDGKTITYSTHDNIRCAYGIHAMVKGAGGRTHLEIPEGPGQPMHFYSELQGENIHMFDRGMLDNCFGIICGDFCGKCLHGCPSKKLTAKDMKDYDLSGRYTSLNRAILA